A genomic segment from Bradysia coprophila strain Holo2 chromosome III, BU_Bcop_v1, whole genome shotgun sequence encodes:
- the LOC119079235 gene encoding WD repeat and HMG-box DNA-binding protein 1 isoform X1: MPFKRSLLRYAHSAGHTHCCYTADGDRIITSGTDGDIRIWQGIDDDDPNSECIGEYVICTAHYPDRILASTDLNTVQAYTYPERNRDGTEFSFTAPVTTIKVDSKFIAAGSEDTIIKVVPIDKSDEFFELTGHDGPILKIDTSPKGLLASSSGDGTIKIWDLKERKEIKTIKGFQEATSFYNAKSFVTPSFEPTKGSQLAFVQGKQVQVVETVNWSKTVTLKDDKITSDYTVCSFSPCGRYIAAGTLTAEISVWEVRSGDVIKGETKATDAQKITAIQWNPANNGEFAYTDCTGQLGTIIDCYNADEDILENGIDETDSVKDDVDFGDIEFDKDDEDNENCVSLERIKNETLGLTKNKDDDDDLLELKTNRSDSVADVKVTNTVSAIQPPFQSSSTPSHLEHRYMCWNNVGVVKAHNTDDENSIGVEFHDASVHHDIHIGNYLNHTMAALSATVLALGCETPSKLVCIALSAGSREWSISLPDCEEIIAVGASEKLVAVATDVNNLRIFSVMGTQRELISLPGPPVAVAGYGDTIIVAYHAGTPLNNSQNITVMLVQAIGLSVRCREFRLALTPGTKLTWFGFSDRGSPVCNDTMGTVRLFNLKGNYWTTICDMNKHIKNASDTFFIVDVSEHSQIVRAILCRGGAYPMTTPKPLVSELPMQIPMCDMESEKSELEESLIRHANLQVDGAEKSLKEIAIKLFAIACRSENEVRAKELVEMIASPNLLPIAIKYANKLGRIHLSAKLSELMPQFEEQVSGNAAERVYQKIYFISLIQEKLKEKHSNDIEMEAVNLLQNSPMNASLMLAQREKTPSMSIAPKPILSSQGKRNPFKRGAGGASKLTKNPLSHLTEKAIGFSDSQSQDSQSLNGFNPLTNESNAEDTLNNGGSNYPDDNIENQAQNAVSTTPRIKFMDWFKEHRDEIESENPDVIAAELTKIGMRQFKALQSDLKTSKRKAEDDGSAALKLFKYD; this comes from the exons ATGCCCTTTAAGCGATCACTTTTGAGATATGCCCATTCTGCGGGTCATACACATTGTTGCTATACAGCGGATGGCGA TCGTATCATAACTTCTGGTACCGATGGAGATATTCGCATTTGGCAAGGAATCGATGATGACGATCCAAACTCTGAATGTATCGGAGAATATGTCATCTGTACTGCTCATTATCCCGATCGGATTCTTGCTTCCACAGATTTGAATACTGTTCAG GCATACACATACCCAGAACGAAACCGTGACGGAACAGAGTTTTCATTTACGGCTCCAGTGACCACAATTAAAGTAGATTCTAAA TTCATAGCTGCTGGCTCTGAGGACACAATTATAAAAGTCGTTCCAATTGACAAAAGTGacgaattttttgaattgacTGGTCACGATGgaccaattttaaaaattgacacAAGTCCTAAAGGGCTGCTGGCATCTTCATCCGGTGATGGAACAATAAAAATCTGGGATCTAAAGGAAcgcaaagaaataaaaaccatAAAAGGTTTCCAGGAAGCTACTAGTTTCTACAATGCCAAAAGTTTCG TCACTCCATCATTTGAACCGACAAAGGGGTCACAACTGGCCTTCGTGCAAGGAAAACAAGTTCAGGTTGTTGAAACAGTTAACTGGTCTAAGACTGTTACTCTGAAGGACGACAAG ATAACAAGCGACTACACCGTTTGCTCGTTTTCTCCATGCGGTAGATACATAGCCGCTGGTACATTAACGGCAGAAATATCGGTATGGGAAGTGAGATCGGGAGACGTTATCAAAGGTGAAACGAAAGCAACGGATGCTCAGAAAATCACGGCTATTCAATGGAATCCAGCGAACAACGGCGAATTTGCATATACCGATTGTACTGGCCAATTGGGGACAATCATCGACTGCTATAACGCGGATGAAGACATTCTTGAAAATGGAATCGATGAGACTGATTCAGTGAAAGATGATGTGGACTTTGGCGACA TTGAATTCGATAAGGACGATGAAGACAATGAAAACTGTGTGTCCTtggaacgaataaaaaatgagACCTTGGGTCTGACGAAAAATAAAGATGACGATGACGACTTGCTAGAACTGAAAACCAACCGATCGGATAGTGTTGCCGATGTTAAAGTTACAAATACAGTAAGCGCTATACAGCCACCATTCCAATCCAGTTCAACGCCATCCCATTTGGAACATCGGTACATGTGTTGGAATAATGTCGGAGTCGTCAAAGCCCATAATACAGACGATGAGAATTCTATTGGGGTCGAATTTCATGATGCTAGCGTTCATCATGACATTCATATTGGAAACTATTTGAATCACACAATGGCTGCATTAAGTGCAACTGTGCTTGCATTAGGGTGTGAGACTCCGAGTAAATTAGTTTGCATTGCTCTTAGTGCGGGCAGCCGGGAATGGTCAATCAGTTTACCGGATTGCGAAGAAATAATCGCAGTGGGTGCTTCCGAGAAATTAGTGGCTGTTGCAACCGACGTCAATAATTTGAGAATATTTAGTGTGATGGGCACACAACGAGAATTAATTTCGCTACCTGGACCACCTGTTG CTGTTGCTGGCTATGGCGACACAATTATAGTGGCCTATCATGCTGGTACTCCCCTGAACAATAGCCAAAATATAACCGTAATGTTAGTGCAAGCTATTGGTTTGAGTGTACGTTGTCGAGAATTCAGACTGGCCTTAACTCCGGGCACAAAGCTGACTTGGTTCGGATTTTCCGACAGAGGATCGCCAGTGTGTAATGATACGATGGGAACGGTTCGCCTGTTCAATTTAAAGGGAAACTATTGGACAACCATCTGTGATATGAACAAGCAT aTAAAAAATGCCTCAGACACATTCTTCATTGTCGATGTATCGGAGCATAGCCAAATTGTGCGGGCAATTTTATGTCGTGGTGGAGCGTACCCGATGACAACTCCGAAGCCATTAGTGTCTGAACTACCAATGCAAATACCAATGTGCGACATGGAATCTGAAAAATCGGAACTGGAAGAATCGTTGATACGACATGCCAATCTACAAGTGGACGGTGCTGAAAAAAGCTTGAAGGAAATTGCTATAAAGCTGTTTGCG ATTGCTTGCCGTTCAGAAAATGAGGTACGCGCAAAGGAGTTGGTGGAAATGATTGCGTCGCCAAATTTACTTCCTATTGCTATCAAATATGCCAACAAATTGGGAAGAATTCACTTATCGGCGAAACTAAGTGAACTGATGCCACAATTTGAGGAGCAGGTTAGTGGAAACGCTGCCGAACGTGTgtaccaaaaaatttattttatttcattaatccAGGAAAAGCTGAAAGAGAAACATTCCAACGACATTGAAATGGAAGCCGTTAATCTTCTCCAAAACAGTCCGATGAACGCGTCTCTGATGTTGGCTCAAAGGGAGAAAACTCCTTCGATGTCTATTGCACCG aAACCGATATTATCAAGTCAAGGCAAACGTAATCCGTTCAAGCGAGGTGCCGGCGGTGCTTCAAAGTTGACTAAAAATCCGCTAAGTCATTTAACTGAAAAAGCAATCGGTTTCAGTGACTCACAGAGTCAAGACAGTCAGTCTTTGAACGGATTCAACCCGTTGACGAATGAGTCGAATGCCGAGGATACGTTGAATAACGGTGGCTCAAATTATCCAGACGATAACATTGAAAATCAGGCTCAAAATGCG GTATCCACTACACCTCGCATTAAGTTTATGGACTGGTTTAAAGAACACAGAGACGAAATTGAATCAGAAAATCCGGATGTAATCGCGGCCGAGTTGACCAAAATTGGAATGCGGCAATTTAAAGCCCTTCAGAGTGACCTGAAAACTAGTAAGCGAAAAGCTGAAGATGACGGTAGTGCGGCTTTAAAGCTGTTCAAAtatgattaa
- the LOC119079219 gene encoding hairy/enhancer-of-split related with YRPW motif protein, protein MDHHMQNPPLHWGYSGTPPHNTWVPPQTRAMKRSISDSEDEYSETSSKDQISPKDADTDSCQHLSRKKRRGVIEKKRRDRINSSLSELKRLVPSAYEKQGSAKLEKAEILQLTVDHLKTLHAKGVDSLAYDPQRFAMDYHIIGFRECASEVARYLINTEGMDIQDPLRMRLISHLQCFVAQRELSVKSGSPGNWTHPPYQPNYAPPPPYHQNYPSHISGGNGYIPNLPNLPAPTATATPVPPSSIHHLSTSHTVTITSATEASQSAAILSEHPEEQHGQDLHHHQQHQQHYSSNNPHESHPDHQGPPSYIDLSDINRNSSASLGYGVPQYPSGGAQYGNQNNGYNSNSSKPYRPWGAEMAY, encoded by the exons ATGGATCATCATATGCAAAATCCGCCTCTTCATTGGGGATACTCAGGAACACCTCCACATAACACCTGGGTACCACCACAGACTCGAGCAATGAAAAGAAGTATTTCGGATAGTGAAGACGAATACTCTGAAACTTCGTCCAAAGACCA aaTATCTCCCAAAGATGCTGACACAGATAGCTGTCAACATTTAAGCAGAAAAAAGCGTCGCGGTGTCATTGAAAAGAAACGCAGAGATCGAATCAATTCGTCGTTGTCGGAATTGAAGCGACTAGTTCCATCCGCATATGAGAAACAAGGATCTGCCAAATTGGAAAAGGccgaaattttacaattgACTGTTGATCATCTGAAGACATTACATGCAAAAG GTGTCGATTCATTAGCCTACGATCCGCAACGTTTTGCAATGGATTATCACATAATCGGATTCAGGGAATGTGCTTCAGAGGTGGCAAGATACCTAATAAACACCGAAGGAATGGACATACAGGATCCGTTGCGAATGCGTTTAATATCGCATCTGCAGTGTTTTGTCGCACAGCGAGAACTGTCTGTCAAAAGTGGATCGCCAGGTAATTGGACCCATCCACCGTATCAACCAAACTATGCACCACCGCCACCATACCATCAAAATTATCCAAGTCACATATCTGGTGGAAATGGATACATTCCGAATTTACCCAATTTACCGGCACCCACGGCAACAGCCACACCAGTGCCACCATCGAGTATCCATCACTTAAGTACATCACATACAGTCACAATAACTAGTGCCACGGAAGCGTCCCAATCTGCAGCTATACTATCGGAACATCCGGAGGAACAACATGGACAGGACCTCCATCATCATCAACAGCATCAGCAACATTATAGCAGTAATAACCCGCATGAATCACATCCCGATCATCAGGGACCTCCATCCTATATAGACTTAAGTGACATTAATAGAAATAGTTCAGCAAGTTTGGGATATGGTGTACCTCAATATCCGTCCGGCGGAGCCCAATACGGTAATCAGAATAATGGATATAATTCGAATAGTTCAAAACCGTACAGACCTTGGGGTGCTGAAATGGCATACTGA
- the LOC119079266 gene encoding mitochondrial enolase superfamily member 1-like, which produces MSPNSNIKGDDLVITSITAKDMRWPTSLGGHGSDAMHTDPDYSCVYVTITTERGIYGNGLTFTLGRGTDIVAMTVKALSYLVKGRNAGDIFLSFGQFWRELTSESQLRWIGPEKGVTHLAVAAIINALWDLWAKLEGKPVWKLLTDMDPELLVSTIDFRYITDVVTPAEAVEFLRQNAAGKEKREKELLEVGYPCYTTQVGWIGYTDDYIREKCKEYIAKGFTAFKIKVGRDINSDIKRCKILREEIGWTNKLMVDANQIWDVNEAIEWMEKLAEFKPLWIEEPTSPDDVLGHATISKALSPYGISVATGEMCANRVMFKQFLQANALQYCQIDSCRIGGVNEILSVYFMAKKLNVKVVPHAGGVGLCEMVHHLQMWDYTSLSATKEDRYVEYVDQQHEQFINPVVVTNAHYVALTAPGYSTELKPEAIEQYEFPNGSEWQRMFDEGIFKRRE; this is translated from the exons ATGTCTccgaattcaaatattaaagGTGATGACTTAGTCATAACTTCCATTACCGCAAAGGACATGCGATGGCCTACCTCTTTGGGTGGACATGGATCCGATGCTATG CACACAGATCCAGACTACTCCTGTGTGTACGTAACAATAACGACGGAACGCGGTATTTATGGCAATGGATTGACATTCACTTTGGGTAGAGGAACGGATATTGTCGCAATGACCGTAAAGGCATTGTCTTACTTGGTCAAAGGCCGTAATGCTGGGGATATTTTCTTGAGTTTCGGTCAATTTTGGCGTGAACTTACATCGGAATCACAATTACGTTGG ATTGGCCCGGAGAAAGGCGTTACTCATTTG GCTGTCGCTGCAATCATCAATGCATTGTGGGATTTATGGGCAAAGTTAGAAGGCAAACCAGTCTGGAAATTGTTGACTGATATGGACCCAGAG TTACTCGTATCAACAATTGATTTCCGTTACATAACTGATGTTGTGACGCCAGCTGAAGCAGTCGAATTTCTCAGACAAAACGCTGCCGGTAAAGAGAAACGCGAAAAGGAACTATTAGAAGTTGGTTATCCTTGTTACACCACACAAGTTG GTTGGATCGGATACACTGATGACTACATTCGCGAAAAATGCAAGGAATACATTGCAAAGGGATTCACTGCGTTCAAAATCAAAGTGGGTCGTGACATAAACAGCGATATTAAGCGTTGCAAAATCTTGCGGGAAGAAATTGGATGGACCAACAAGCTG ATGGTCGACGCAAATCAAATCTGGGATGTAAATGAAGCTATTGAATGGATGGAAAAACTTGCCGAATTTAAGCCGTTGTGGATCGAAGAACCTACATCGCCTGATGATGTTCTTGGTCATGCCACCATATCCAAAGCTCTCAG CCCTTATGGAATCTCTGTGGCTACTGGAGAGATGTGCGCTAATCGAGTGATGTTCAAACAATTCCTCCAAGCGAATGCTCTGCAGTATTGTCAAATTGATTCGTGCAGAATTGGAGGTGTCAATGAAATTCTATCGGTTTATTTCATGGCTAAGAAATTGAACG TGAAAGTGGTACCGCATGCGGGCGGTGTTGGTCTCTGCGAAATGGTTCATCATTTACAAATGTGGGACTACACATCACTTTCAGCCACCAAGGAAGACAGATATGTGGAATACGTCGACCAGCAGCATGAGCAATTTATCAATCCGGTCGTTGTGACAAATGCTCACTACGTAGCTTTGACG GCACCCGGATACAGTACGGAATTGAAACCGGAAGCTATTGAGCAATACGAATTTCCCAATGGTTCCGAATGGCAGCGGATGTTTGATGAAGGCATTTTTAAGAGAAGAGAATAG
- the LOC119079235 gene encoding WD repeat and HMG-box DNA-binding protein 1 isoform X2 — protein MPFKRSLLRYAHSAGHTHCCYTADGDRIITSGTDGDIRIWQGIDDDDPNSECIGEYVICTAHYPDRILASTDLNTVQAYTYPERNRDGTEFSFTAPVTTIKVDSKFIAAGSEDTIIKVVPIDKSDEFFELTGHDGPILKIDTSPKGLLASSSGDGTIKIWDLKERKEIKTIKGFQEATSFYNAKSFVTPSFEPTKGSQLAFVQGKQVQVVETVNWSKTVTLKDDKITSDYTVCSFSPCGRYIAAGTLTAEISVWEVRSGDVIKGETKATDAQKITAIQWNPANNGEFAYTDCTGQLGTIIDCYNADEDILENGIDETDSVKDDVDFGDIEFDKDDEDNENCVSLERIKNETLGLTKNKDDDDDLLELKTNRSDSVADVKVTNTVSAIQPPFQSSSTPSHLEHRYMCWNNVGVVKAHNTDDENSIGVEFHDASVHHDIHIGNYLNHTMAALSATVLALGCETPSKLVCIALSAGSREWSISLPDCEEIIAVGASEKLVAVATDVNNLRIFSVMGTQRELISLPGPPVAVAGYGDTIIVAYHAGTPLNNSQNITVMLVQAIGLSVRCREFRLALTPGTKLTWFGFSDRGSPVCNDTMGTVRLFNLKGNYWTTICDMNKHIKNASDTFFIVDVSEHSQIVRAILCRGGAYPMTTPKPLVSELPMQIPMCDMESEKSELEESLIRHANLQVDGAEKSLKEIAIKLFAIACRSENEVRAKELVEMIASPNLLPIAIKYANKLGRIHLSAKLSELMPQFEEQEKLKEKHSNDIEMEAVNLLQNSPMNASLMLAQREKTPSMSIAPKPILSSQGKRNPFKRGAGGASKLTKNPLSHLTEKAIGFSDSQSQDSQSLNGFNPLTNESNAEDTLNNGGSNYPDDNIENQAQNAVSTTPRIKFMDWFKEHRDEIESENPDVIAAELTKIGMRQFKALQSDLKTSKRKAEDDGSAALKLFKYD, from the exons ATGCCCTTTAAGCGATCACTTTTGAGATATGCCCATTCTGCGGGTCATACACATTGTTGCTATACAGCGGATGGCGA TCGTATCATAACTTCTGGTACCGATGGAGATATTCGCATTTGGCAAGGAATCGATGATGACGATCCAAACTCTGAATGTATCGGAGAATATGTCATCTGTACTGCTCATTATCCCGATCGGATTCTTGCTTCCACAGATTTGAATACTGTTCAG GCATACACATACCCAGAACGAAACCGTGACGGAACAGAGTTTTCATTTACGGCTCCAGTGACCACAATTAAAGTAGATTCTAAA TTCATAGCTGCTGGCTCTGAGGACACAATTATAAAAGTCGTTCCAATTGACAAAAGTGacgaattttttgaattgacTGGTCACGATGgaccaattttaaaaattgacacAAGTCCTAAAGGGCTGCTGGCATCTTCATCCGGTGATGGAACAATAAAAATCTGGGATCTAAAGGAAcgcaaagaaataaaaaccatAAAAGGTTTCCAGGAAGCTACTAGTTTCTACAATGCCAAAAGTTTCG TCACTCCATCATTTGAACCGACAAAGGGGTCACAACTGGCCTTCGTGCAAGGAAAACAAGTTCAGGTTGTTGAAACAGTTAACTGGTCTAAGACTGTTACTCTGAAGGACGACAAG ATAACAAGCGACTACACCGTTTGCTCGTTTTCTCCATGCGGTAGATACATAGCCGCTGGTACATTAACGGCAGAAATATCGGTATGGGAAGTGAGATCGGGAGACGTTATCAAAGGTGAAACGAAAGCAACGGATGCTCAGAAAATCACGGCTATTCAATGGAATCCAGCGAACAACGGCGAATTTGCATATACCGATTGTACTGGCCAATTGGGGACAATCATCGACTGCTATAACGCGGATGAAGACATTCTTGAAAATGGAATCGATGAGACTGATTCAGTGAAAGATGATGTGGACTTTGGCGACA TTGAATTCGATAAGGACGATGAAGACAATGAAAACTGTGTGTCCTtggaacgaataaaaaatgagACCTTGGGTCTGACGAAAAATAAAGATGACGATGACGACTTGCTAGAACTGAAAACCAACCGATCGGATAGTGTTGCCGATGTTAAAGTTACAAATACAGTAAGCGCTATACAGCCACCATTCCAATCCAGTTCAACGCCATCCCATTTGGAACATCGGTACATGTGTTGGAATAATGTCGGAGTCGTCAAAGCCCATAATACAGACGATGAGAATTCTATTGGGGTCGAATTTCATGATGCTAGCGTTCATCATGACATTCATATTGGAAACTATTTGAATCACACAATGGCTGCATTAAGTGCAACTGTGCTTGCATTAGGGTGTGAGACTCCGAGTAAATTAGTTTGCATTGCTCTTAGTGCGGGCAGCCGGGAATGGTCAATCAGTTTACCGGATTGCGAAGAAATAATCGCAGTGGGTGCTTCCGAGAAATTAGTGGCTGTTGCAACCGACGTCAATAATTTGAGAATATTTAGTGTGATGGGCACACAACGAGAATTAATTTCGCTACCTGGACCACCTGTTG CTGTTGCTGGCTATGGCGACACAATTATAGTGGCCTATCATGCTGGTACTCCCCTGAACAATAGCCAAAATATAACCGTAATGTTAGTGCAAGCTATTGGTTTGAGTGTACGTTGTCGAGAATTCAGACTGGCCTTAACTCCGGGCACAAAGCTGACTTGGTTCGGATTTTCCGACAGAGGATCGCCAGTGTGTAATGATACGATGGGAACGGTTCGCCTGTTCAATTTAAAGGGAAACTATTGGACAACCATCTGTGATATGAACAAGCAT aTAAAAAATGCCTCAGACACATTCTTCATTGTCGATGTATCGGAGCATAGCCAAATTGTGCGGGCAATTTTATGTCGTGGTGGAGCGTACCCGATGACAACTCCGAAGCCATTAGTGTCTGAACTACCAATGCAAATACCAATGTGCGACATGGAATCTGAAAAATCGGAACTGGAAGAATCGTTGATACGACATGCCAATCTACAAGTGGACGGTGCTGAAAAAAGCTTGAAGGAAATTGCTATAAAGCTGTTTGCG ATTGCTTGCCGTTCAGAAAATGAGGTACGCGCAAAGGAGTTGGTGGAAATGATTGCGTCGCCAAATTTACTTCCTATTGCTATCAAATATGCCAACAAATTGGGAAGAATTCACTTATCGGCGAAACTAAGTGAACTGATGCCACAATTTGAGGAGCAG GAAAAGCTGAAAGAGAAACATTCCAACGACATTGAAATGGAAGCCGTTAATCTTCTCCAAAACAGTCCGATGAACGCGTCTCTGATGTTGGCTCAAAGGGAGAAAACTCCTTCGATGTCTATTGCACCG aAACCGATATTATCAAGTCAAGGCAAACGTAATCCGTTCAAGCGAGGTGCCGGCGGTGCTTCAAAGTTGACTAAAAATCCGCTAAGTCATTTAACTGAAAAAGCAATCGGTTTCAGTGACTCACAGAGTCAAGACAGTCAGTCTTTGAACGGATTCAACCCGTTGACGAATGAGTCGAATGCCGAGGATACGTTGAATAACGGTGGCTCAAATTATCCAGACGATAACATTGAAAATCAGGCTCAAAATGCG GTATCCACTACACCTCGCATTAAGTTTATGGACTGGTTTAAAGAACACAGAGACGAAATTGAATCAGAAAATCCGGATGTAATCGCGGCCGAGTTGACCAAAATTGGAATGCGGCAATTTAAAGCCCTTCAGAGTGACCTGAAAACTAGTAAGCGAAAAGCTGAAGATGACGGTAGTGCGGCTTTAAAGCTGTTCAAAtatgattaa
- the LOC119079255 gene encoding inner nuclear membrane protein Man1 → MDHLNSLSDQELRQRLLQYGLNLPITHSTRSTLIKKLRMHMDNEQKKLKQATSLVTRYSSDEDNSDKETRRQHRTTMPPPKTNRKLTSAPTKTNISPRSQSVYVSPVVRHYTDSEDDSGASATNSLNKTFSNAQISNKNNRSYIRGRTSQNFISGYDRSSTSSNTSLSKSREHLATSNGHSDDLFSDYSHGLSTHYPRSTLSTSSLSPRRLTQTINASPIRSRHFNETFASGPSESNIVHQADRQPVRTSVSIGTALSSFFTKLNEQFSIILGLFVVFFAVVAIIYISISPDLASTVNVQEAVYNLCSNDHLDSKGVMCIHTDDINSTLNLIKMTATELQKRMELNKCKDSSIPFTMSAKEVVNNAMQKSSNYPLITLINDLHNMEYLIKMNPQWSIANCDSNGYNLSFDDVVELRHKQSNYFVILKPRLPFMCSLYNKMGVFFTIIGWIGLISSVVYSVYVIYRMIVNYIQSNRDKKNLLIADIITAVMEKAEDDPTNPLVVVNHLRDKLLSAPARSNLEWAWDQAIDYLENHDSRIKFEIGCRNGEDCRLMKWVDTAASSGGKRAFAKKWQCSAYDKLNKIKDPPTQCLKIRQMFEKHEVNNPNLKQIVTDALLEKAENKCKIHDIELDLNTCCVYVRCATPADAGMVHDLVNGWWFDGRLVSIKFLRIERYLSRFPHSTGVALLQPSNTNNLSMSYCVEESGRARPQGSADDD, encoded by the exons atGGATCACTTGAATTCGTTGAGTGACCAAGAACTGAGACAGAGATTGCTACAGTATGGACTTAATTTACCGATCACCCACTCAACGCGCAGTACGTTGATCAAAAAACTTCGCATGCATATGgataatgaacaaaaaaaactcaaacagGCAACATCATTGGTGACAAGATATTCGTCGGATGAAGACAATTCAGATAAGGAAACACGACGGCAACATCGTACAACAATGCCGCCACCGAAAACTAACAGAAAACTAACAAGTGCACcgacaaaaacaaacatttcgcCGCGAAGTCAGTCCGTCTATGTGTCACCTGTTGTACGGCATTATACGGACAGTGAAGATGACAGTGGGGCCAGTGCAACAAACAGTTTAAATAAGACATTCTCGAATGCACAGATCAGTAATAAGAACAACCGAAGTTATATTCGTGGACGAACGTCACAAAATTTCATCAGCGGCTACGACAGGTCCAGCACGTCCAGCAATACAAGTTTATCGAAATCGCGCGAACACTTAGCAACTTCTAATGGTCATAgcgatgacttgttttcggaTTATTCACATGGACTTTCGACGCATTACCCACGATCCACTCTATCCACATCTTCAC TATCGCCGCGTCGTTTAACTCAAACAATCAATGCATCACCAATTCGATCACGACACTTCAACGAAACATTTGCTTCCGGACCCAGTGAATCCAATATTGTTCATCAGGCTGACCGTCAACCAGTTCGAACTTCCGTTTCGATCGGAACGGCATTGTCCAGTTTCttcacaaaattgaatgaacAATTCAGCATCATCCTGGGACTGTTTGTCGTATTTTTTGCTGTCGTCGCaatcatttacatttcaatCAGTCCAGATTTGGCGAGCACGGTGAACGTACAAGAAGCTGTTTACAATTTGTGTTCGAACGATCATCTGGATTCGAAAGGGGTGATGTGCATTCACACCGATGACATAAACTCAACAttgaatttaatcaaaatgacGGCAACGGAGCTACAGAAACGGATGGAACTGAACAAGTGCAAAGATTCGTCGATTCCATTCACAATGAGTGCGAAAGAAGTGGTGAACAATGCCATGCAAAAGTCATCCAATTATCCGTTGATAACGCTAATCAATGACCTGCATAACATGGAATATTTGATCAAAATGAATCCACAGTGGAGCATCGCAAACTGTGACTCAAACGGCTACAATTTGAGCTTCGATGATGTGGTTGAATTGCGTCACAAACAATCCAATTACTTTGTGATATTAAAACCGCGTCTGCCATTCATGTGTTCATTGTACAATAAAATGGGGGTCTTTTTCACGATCATTGGATGGATCGGACTGATTTCATCGGTTGTCTATAGTGTCTACGTCATTTATCGAATGATTGTGAATTACATCCAGTCGAATAGAGACAAAAAGAATCTGTTAATAGCCGATATCATAACGGCTGTAATGGAGAAAGCCGAAGATGATCCAACAAATCCACTGGTCGTGGTGAACCATTTGCGTGACAAATTGCTGTCAGCTCCAGCCCGTTCGAATTTGGAATGGGCCTGGGATCAGGCCatcgattatttggaaaatCACGATAGTCGCATCAAATTCGAGATCGGTTGCCGAAACGGTGAAGATTGCCGGTTAATGAAATGGGTGGACACGGCCGCAAGTTCTGGGGGAAAGCGTGCATTCGCTAAGAAATGGCAATGTTCAGCCTACgataaattgaacaaaataaaagatcCGCCGACGCAGTGTCTGAAGATTCGTCAAATGTTCGAGAAGCACGAGGTGAACAATCCCAACTTGAAGCAGATCGTTACGGATGCCCTGTTGGAAAAGGCTGAAAACAAATGCAAAATACACGACATTGAACTGGACTTGAATACGTGTTGTGTGTACGTCCGATGTGCTACACCCGCCGATGCAG GCATGGTACACGACCTCGTCAACGGATGGTGGTTCGACGGTCGTTTGGTATCGATTAAATTTTTGCGCATTGAACGATACTTGAGTCGGTTTCCGCATTCAACGGGAGTGGCCCTGCTGCAGCCATCAAACACGAATAACTTATCAATGTCCTATTGCGTAGAAGAAAGTGGTCGTGCTCGTCCTCAAGGGTCTGCCGATGATGACTAG